The following are encoded together in the Thermoplasmata archaeon genome:
- a CDS encoding DUF6390 family protein → MQGVQLAARFSIATNRLKYCGPADAEPTLFRTIVQGKDLDASRKALLRFEALEPYLTAIAAKHGLDPLDHDVVEAYWVGNRLLDDFTRDDFRGILDTLTRRGLPRPMAEAFAAHLPERPLPHHAFHVSYVGVGNVTGHVQTTLPNMEACRPAWARVLRVAKTKLDLEKPRLEYAGDRLRIGAAVPETLAYDPRVLPGIAEGDHVAVHWSWPALVLSDGQLANLKEYTERSLAAANDGLAGLRSH, encoded by the coding sequence ATGCAGGGCGTCCAGCTCGCCGCGCGGTTCAGCATCGCGACGAACCGCCTCAAGTACTGCGGGCCTGCCGACGCGGAACCCACCCTCTTCCGCACGATCGTCCAGGGGAAGGATCTCGACGCGTCGCGGAAGGCCCTTCTGCGATTCGAGGCGCTCGAACCCTATCTGACCGCGATCGCCGCGAAGCACGGACTAGATCCCCTGGACCATGACGTCGTCGAGGCGTACTGGGTCGGGAACAGGCTCCTGGACGACTTCACGCGGGACGACTTCCGCGGAATCCTGGACACGCTCACCCGCCGCGGCCTGCCGCGTCCCATGGCCGAGGCGTTCGCCGCCCACCTGCCCGAGCGCCCGCTCCCCCACCACGCCTTCCACGTGAGCTACGTCGGCGTCGGGAACGTCACGGGCCACGTCCAGACCACCCTGCCGAACATGGAGGCGTGCCGGCCCGCGTGGGCCCGCGTCCTCCGCGTGGCGAAGACGAAGCTCGACCTGGAGAAGCCCCGGTTGGAGTACGCGGGGGACCGTCTCCGCATCGGGGCGGCCGTCCCCGAGACCCTGGCGTACGATCCCCGCGTGCTGCCCGGGATCGCGGAGGGTGATCACGTGGCCGTGCACTGGAGTTGGCCCGCCCTCGTCCTGTCCGACGGCCAGCTCGCGAACCTGAAGGAGTACACGGAGCGGTCCCTCGCGGCCGCAAACGACGGGCTCGCGGGCTTGCGGTCCCACTAG
- a CDS encoding transketolase C-terminal domain-containing protein translates to MVELVISGNYAQSYAAKLARVHVVSAYPITPQTSIVEKLAEFVASGELHAEYIKVESEHSALQACISASALGARTYTATSSQGLLLMHELLHWAAGARTPVVMGVVNRAVAPPWSIWTDHTDTVAQRDTGWIQFYGESNQEVLDTTLMAFRLAEHPEVRLPTMVTEDAFYLSHTVEPVDIPSQEEIDRFLPPRERSATLEVGTAMRLGSFTGPDLYMEFRHKIAAAMGRARDVFLEIEDDYARLTGRNHGGPLPTYKVDDADTVLVTMGTATTTAKGVVDAMRADGHKVGLAKLRTFRPFPVQELRELAGGVDRIGVLDRSFTFGAAGAAFTEVAGALYSLPQRPVLRDFVAGLGGRDITATTVREALLDLLTRDGPEAAWVELKRRDGGD, encoded by the coding sequence GTGGTCGAACTCGTCATCAGCGGCAACTACGCGCAATCCTACGCGGCGAAGCTCGCCCGCGTGCACGTCGTCTCCGCGTATCCGATCACCCCGCAGACCTCGATCGTGGAGAAGCTCGCCGAGTTCGTCGCCTCGGGGGAGCTGCACGCGGAGTACATCAAGGTCGAGTCGGAGCACTCCGCCCTCCAAGCCTGCATCTCCGCCTCGGCCCTTGGCGCGCGGACGTACACGGCGACGTCGAGCCAGGGTCTCCTCCTCATGCACGAGCTCCTGCACTGGGCCGCGGGCGCACGTACCCCCGTGGTTATGGGCGTCGTGAACCGGGCCGTGGCCCCGCCCTGGTCCATCTGGACGGACCATACGGACACGGTCGCCCAGCGGGACACGGGATGGATCCAGTTCTACGGGGAGAGCAACCAGGAGGTCCTCGACACCACGCTCATGGCGTTCCGCCTTGCGGAGCACCCCGAGGTCCGCCTCCCCACCATGGTCACGGAGGACGCGTTCTACCTGTCCCACACGGTCGAGCCCGTGGACATCCCGTCCCAGGAAGAGATCGACCGTTTCCTGCCGCCCCGGGAACGGAGCGCGACCCTCGAGGTCGGCACGGCGATGCGGCTCGGTTCGTTCACCGGGCCGGACTTGTACATGGAGTTCCGGCACAAGATCGCCGCGGCCATGGGCCGCGCGCGGGACGTGTTCCTGGAGATCGAGGACGACTACGCGCGACTCACGGGCCGAAACCACGGCGGTCCCCTCCCGACGTACAAGGTGGACGACGCGGACACGGTCCTCGTGACCATGGGCACCGCGACGACGACCGCGAAGGGCGTCGTGGACGCCATGCGCGCGGACGGCCACAAGGTCGGCCTCGCGAAGCTTCGCACGTTCCGCCCCTTCCCCGTGCAGGAGCTCCGCGAGCTCGCAGGAGGCGTCGACCGGATCGGCGTGCTCGATCGCTCGTTCACCTTCGGTGCGGCGGGCGCCGCGTTCACCGAGGTCGCGGGTGCGCTCTATTCCCTGCCTCAGCGCCCGGTCCTCCGCGACTTCGTGGCCGGCCTCGGCGGGCGAGACATCACGGCCACGACCGTGCGCGAGGCGTTGCTCGATCTGCTGACCCGCGACGGACCCGAGGCCGCCTGGGTCGAGCTCAAGCGCCGGGACGGAGGCGACTGA
- a CDS encoding hydrogenase maturation nickel metallochaperone HypA, which yields MHETVIAQQVVRAVVAEMDERGASACKAIDIDLGQLEALSPRELQAAFDLEASDTPADGAVLRVSVVPATGVCPSCKAAKPFELPSGRDHTLPRAVCPDCGAALELRGGRGFVIRRATLVLEDP from the coding sequence ATGCATGAGACCGTGATCGCCCAGCAGGTCGTGCGCGCGGTCGTGGCGGAGATGGACGAACGCGGAGCGAGCGCCTGCAAGGCGATCGACATCGACCTCGGGCAGCTCGAGGCGTTGAGCCCCCGCGAGCTCCAGGCGGCGTTCGACCTGGAGGCGTCGGACACCCCGGCCGACGGCGCAGTCCTGCGGGTGTCCGTGGTCCCCGCCACGGGGGTGTGCCCGTCCTGCAAGGCCGCCAAGCCGTTCGAGCTGCCCTCGGGGAGAGACCACACGCTCCCCCGAGCCGTATGCCCGGATTGCGGTGCTGCCCTGGAACTCCGCGGAGGGCGCGGGTTCGTGATCCGGAGGGCGACCCTGGTCCTCGAGGATCCCTAG
- a CDS encoding 4Fe-4S binding protein produces the protein MKQYEVEEDLPEAPIATTPSDVIHTASWRTFRPVIDLKLCTKCNVCWKFCPDDAIGFDGVGFPVIRLDYCKGCAICAEECKPKAIAMVKEE, from the coding sequence ATGAAGCAATACGAGGTGGAGGAAGATCTCCCCGAGGCGCCCATCGCGACGACGCCGAGCGACGTGATCCACACGGCGAGCTGGCGCACGTTCCGGCCCGTGATCGACCTCAAGCTCTGCACGAAGTGCAACGTCTGCTGGAAGTTCTGCCCCGACGACGCGATCGGGTTCGACGGCGTGGGGTTCCCCGTGATCCGCCTGGACTACTGCAAGGGGTGCGCGATCTGCGCCGAGGAATGCAAGCCCAAGGCAATCGCCATGGTCAAGGAGGAGTGA
- a CDS encoding thiamine pyrophosphate-dependent enzyme has product MARLTIPAEELVRSGHSACPGCGATLVMRYLLKGVGNRAIVTVPACCWTVIGTPFPTTALDVPMLDCAFEATGASISGLRAAADQLGLKDVTIVGFAGDGGTVDIGLQALSGMLERRTDGIYVMYDNEAYMNTGVQRSGATPEGAWTTTTPVDEFSRGKLEPKKDIMAIVAAHRPAYAATVNVAFPEDFVKKVQKAKAIKGPRFVHALAPCPPGWRYSSEKTIEIGRLATDTNMFPLYEIEDGVYRITRKLGVAKPVRDYLKTQGRFAHLGETEVAQIQAEVDARWKRLLALETLV; this is encoded by the coding sequence GTGGCGCGACTCACGATCCCGGCCGAGGAGCTCGTGCGGTCGGGGCACAGCGCGTGTCCGGGCTGCGGTGCGACCCTCGTCATGCGGTACCTGCTTAAGGGCGTCGGCAACCGGGCCATCGTCACGGTCCCCGCGTGTTGCTGGACCGTGATCGGAACGCCGTTCCCTACCACGGCGCTGGATGTCCCCATGCTCGACTGCGCCTTCGAGGCCACGGGCGCTTCCATCTCCGGCTTGCGCGCGGCGGCGGACCAGCTCGGTCTGAAGGACGTGACCATCGTGGGCTTCGCCGGCGACGGCGGCACGGTGGACATCGGCCTCCAGGCGCTCAGCGGGATGCTCGAGCGTCGGACGGACGGCATCTACGTGATGTACGACAACGAGGCGTACATGAACACGGGCGTCCAGCGGAGCGGGGCAACGCCGGAGGGTGCCTGGACCACGACGACCCCCGTGGATGAGTTCTCCCGCGGCAAGCTCGAGCCCAAGAAGGACATCATGGCGATCGTCGCGGCCCACCGGCCCGCCTATGCAGCCACGGTGAACGTGGCCTTCCCCGAGGACTTCGTGAAGAAGGTGCAGAAGGCGAAGGCCATCAAGGGCCCACGGTTCGTGCACGCGTTGGCCCCTTGTCCGCCCGGCTGGCGGTACTCCTCGGAGAAGACGATTGAGATCGGCCGCCTCGCCACGGACACGAACATGTTCCCGCTCTACGAGATCGAGGACGGCGTCTACCGGATCACGCGGAAGCTCGGCGTCGCGAAACCCGTCCGGGACTACCTGAAGACGCAGGGGCGGTTCGCCCACCTCGGCGAGACGGAGGTCGCTCAGATCCAAGCCGAGGTCGATGCGCGGTGGAAGCGGCTCCTCGCCCTGGAGACTCTCGTGTGA
- a CDS encoding indolepyruvate oxidoreductase subunit beta translates to MKGTSLVIGGVGGQGVILTARILSEAALAHGLKVQMSEVHGMSQRYGSVVSTVRMGSVQTSMVKKGEADAIVGFEPLESVRMLPYASRKTIVVTALTPIRPLLVVLGKESYPSLEELHRTLRERAGRVLAIDADRIARSVGDPVVANSVLLGALLGTKVVPVPLERVRRVLAEHVPGKLLAANLEALDIGYGIAVQDEYSIQFA, encoded by the coding sequence ATGAAAGGCACGAGCCTCGTCATCGGCGGCGTCGGCGGGCAGGGCGTGATCCTGACCGCGCGCATCCTGTCCGAGGCGGCCCTCGCCCACGGGCTCAAGGTCCAGATGTCCGAGGTCCACGGGATGAGCCAGCGCTACGGCTCCGTGGTGTCGACCGTTCGCATGGGCAGCGTCCAGACGTCCATGGTCAAGAAGGGCGAGGCGGACGCCATCGTCGGGTTCGAACCCCTCGAGAGCGTGCGGATGCTTCCGTACGCCTCGCGCAAGACGATCGTCGTGACCGCCCTGACGCCAATTCGGCCTCTCCTCGTCGTCCTGGGCAAGGAATCCTATCCATCCCTGGAGGAGCTCCACCGCACCCTGCGGGAGCGTGCGGGCCGCGTCCTCGCGATCGACGCGGACCGGATCGCCCGGTCCGTGGGCGACCCCGTCGTGGCGAACAGCGTCCTCCTCGGGGCGCTCCTGGGCACCAAGGTGGTGCCCGTGCCCTTGGAGCGCGTGCGGCGCGTCCTGGCGGAGCACGTTCCGGGCAAGCTCCTCGCGGCAAACCTAGAAGCCCTCGACATCGGTTATGGGATCGCCGTGCAAGACGAGTACTCGATCCAATTCGCCTAG
- a CDS encoding DMT family transporter, which yields MSKNSRGLSGKAVAPGILLVFLTVLFSGVSNFVNAQALGANPAWNSDLFVTLRNVAVAAMLVPLVFLAGRTARAPLTRTDWLKLGAIGLIGGAIPFLLFFRGLQIAGAAGAATATFGYRALFLMAAVLGVVFLKEHLTSRLALAAVLLLAGNALLISLTAPIWTDGTAYVLLATALWAGEYTLSKHALRNLPSGTVALGRMGFGGVFLFAYVALTGQLGGVAAIGGAQWGWIALSVVLLLGFVTTWYAGLKTVDVSVATAALVLAFPITWALGLLASKSTLGLPQLAGVVAITLGVALAIGLASLRETWEAVRVWLRARISRAE from the coding sequence ATGTCGAAGAACTCACGCGGACTTTCGGGAAAGGCCGTGGCGCCGGGAATCCTCCTCGTGTTCCTGACGGTCCTTTTCAGCGGCGTCTCGAACTTCGTGAACGCGCAAGCCCTCGGAGCGAACCCCGCCTGGAACTCGGACCTGTTCGTGACCCTGCGGAACGTGGCGGTGGCCGCGATGCTCGTGCCGCTCGTGTTCCTCGCAGGGCGGACGGCCCGTGCCCCGCTGACCCGGACGGATTGGCTCAAGCTCGGGGCAATCGGCCTCATCGGCGGCGCCATCCCGTTCCTCCTGTTCTTCCGCGGCCTCCAGATCGCCGGAGCCGCGGGCGCTGCGACCGCGACCTTCGGCTACCGCGCGCTGTTCCTCATGGCGGCCGTCCTCGGCGTCGTCTTCCTCAAGGAGCACCTCACGTCGCGCCTCGCGCTGGCGGCGGTCCTCCTCCTGGCGGGCAACGCTCTCCTGATTTCCCTGACCGCGCCGATCTGGACGGACGGGACCGCGTACGTGCTGCTGGCCACCGCCCTGTGGGCGGGCGAGTACACGCTCTCCAAGCACGCGCTCCGGAACCTGCCTTCCGGGACCGTGGCCCTGGGCCGGATGGGCTTCGGAGGCGTGTTCCTCTTCGCCTACGTCGCGCTCACGGGCCAGCTCGGCGGCGTGGCCGCGATCGGCGGCGCGCAGTGGGGCTGGATCGCCCTGAGCGTGGTCCTGCTCCTCGGATTCGTCACGACCTGGTACGCCGGGTTGAAGACCGTGGACGTGAGCGTGGCCACCGCGGCGCTCGTCCTAGCCTTCCCGATCACCTGGGCGCTCGGCCTGCTCGCGTCGAAGAGCACCCTGGGCCTGCCCCAGCTCGCCGGCGTGGTCGCCATCACGCTCGGAGTCGCCCTCGCGATCGGTCTCGCCTCCCTCCGCGAGACGTGGGAAGCGGTCCGGGTGTGGCTCCGCGCGCGGATCTCCCGAGCGGAGTGA
- a CDS encoding 2-oxoacid:acceptor oxidoreductase family protein: MIEIRFHGRGGQGAVIASELLAQAAFLEGKHPQSFPFFGVERRGAPVTAYTRIDDVPIQIRTSITNPDIVVVLDAGLMRTINVTAGLKPDGLLLVNTDKAPDQLEVPFKGRLATIDATAIALAHGLGSKATPITNTAVLGALARASGIVSLDSACRAVERFAPAKPQENVAAVQDAFDKVVALAAVSP, encoded by the coding sequence GTGATCGAGATCCGCTTCCACGGTAGGGGAGGCCAAGGCGCCGTCATTGCGTCGGAACTCCTCGCTCAAGCAGCCTTCCTCGAGGGCAAGCATCCCCAGAGCTTCCCGTTCTTCGGGGTCGAGAGGCGGGGCGCACCCGTGACCGCGTACACCCGCATCGACGATGTGCCCATCCAGATCCGCACGAGCATCACGAACCCGGACATCGTCGTGGTCCTCGACGCGGGGCTCATGCGCACGATCAACGTCACGGCGGGTCTGAAGCCCGACGGCCTGCTCCTCGTGAACACCGACAAGGCCCCCGACCAGCTCGAGGTCCCCTTCAAGGGGCGCCTCGCCACGATTGACGCCACGGCCATCGCGCTCGCCCATGGGCTCGGCTCCAAGGCCACCCCGATCACGAACACGGCGGTCCTCGGGGCGCTCGCGCGGGCGAGCGGCATCGTCTCCTTGGATTCCGCGTGTCGCGCGGTGGAGCGGTTCGCCCCCGCGAAGCCTCAGGAGAACGTGGCGGCCGTGCAGGACGCGTTCGACAAGGTCGTCGCGCTGGCGGCGGTGAGCCCATGA
- a CDS encoding ABC transporter permease — protein MNRILADAKAFGKQYLRSRTGTFFALAFPVILILLFGAIFSSTGSSKVSLYVQDLDNTPLSHAFIQALNNTTVISYNQIPSDVSIADYIHAHALSLALEIPNGFNRSIVAARLGNRTVTANVTLYGDQTQSTYGIAVAAINAVATQFNFQISNARPVVIPATQPITEKGSKYIDIFLPGMIGFTILTTPLFGMTSICGEYRTRKYFKFLATTKLSKAEWLAAKILFYTLLMFVSMALVFVTGVVVFQMDGTITLMAIVLIAVGTVEFTSLGMLLGIFVKDTETAAAIANAIGFPMMFLSGTFFPVDLFPSYLKTVANFLPLTYLNEGLRATMVFGNDATALVDLAITAVIAVIFFAIPARALSWKSK, from the coding sequence ATGAACCGAATCCTCGCGGATGCCAAGGCGTTCGGGAAGCAATACCTGCGCTCCCGCACCGGGACCTTCTTCGCGCTCGCATTCCCCGTCATCCTGATCCTCCTCTTCGGTGCGATCTTCAGCAGCACGGGGAGCTCGAAGGTCTCCCTCTACGTGCAGGACCTCGATAACACGCCCCTGAGCCATGCGTTCATCCAGGCCCTGAACAACACGACCGTGATCTCGTACAACCAGATCCCGTCGGACGTGAGCATCGCGGACTACATCCACGCGCACGCACTCAGCCTGGCGCTCGAGATCCCGAACGGATTCAACCGGAGCATTGTCGCCGCGCGGTTGGGAAACCGCACGGTCACCGCGAACGTCACCCTGTACGGCGACCAAACGCAGTCCACGTACGGGATCGCAGTCGCCGCGATCAACGCGGTCGCCACCCAGTTCAACTTCCAGATCTCGAACGCGAGGCCGGTCGTGATACCCGCCACGCAGCCGATCACGGAAAAGGGGAGCAAGTACATCGACATCTTCCTCCCCGGAATGATCGGCTTCACGATCCTGACGACCCCGCTGTTCGGGATGACGAGTATCTGCGGCGAGTACCGCACCCGGAAGTACTTCAAGTTCCTCGCGACCACGAAGCTCAGCAAGGCGGAGTGGCTCGCAGCGAAGATCCTGTTCTACACCCTCCTCATGTTCGTCTCCATGGCTCTCGTCTTCGTCACGGGCGTCGTGGTGTTCCAGATGGATGGGACGATCACGCTCATGGCCATCGTGCTCATCGCGGTGGGTACCGTGGAGTTCACCTCCCTCGGGATGCTCCTGGGAATCTTCGTCAAGGATACGGAGACCGCGGCGGCCATCGCGAACGCCATCGGCTTCCCGATGATGTTCCTCTCGGGCACCTTCTTCCCGGTCGACCTCTTCCCGTCCTACCTGAAGACCGTGGCGAACTTCCTGCCCTTGACCTATCTGAACGAAGGCCTCCGGGCGACCATGGTCTTCGGGAACGATGCGACGGCCCTCGTCGATCTGGCAATCACCGCGGTGATTGCGGTCATCTTCTTCGCGATCCCGGCCAGGGCGCTGTCCTGGAAATCCAAGTGA
- a CDS encoding ABC transporter ATP-binding protein → MHGLHKEYTDIKAVDGIDFEVRPGHIFSLLGPNGAGKTTTVEILEGLRDPTAGSAKVFGADVTRDYRKIRERVGVLPQDFEPFDRLKPIEAVDYWASLFDRDLPDDAIAKLIKTVGLTDRAHTQAINLSGGEKRRLGIAMALVGNPDLIFLDEPTTGLDPSARRELWGVIRSLKASGKTVLLTTHYLDEAEQLADDVAIMNHGKIVARGSPDDLIDRYGHGTTIVLAGAGQAGYDALQARGIKAEQENGNVLVHVDDISLVRWTLAKLASIEMPLKEIYTRRPSLEDVFLALVGARMKEGELAT, encoded by the coding sequence GTGCACGGGCTCCACAAGGAGTACACGGACATCAAGGCGGTCGACGGCATCGACTTTGAGGTGCGACCCGGGCACATCTTCTCCCTCCTCGGGCCGAACGGAGCGGGGAAGACGACCACGGTCGAAATCCTCGAAGGCCTCCGGGACCCGACGGCGGGGTCCGCGAAGGTTTTCGGGGCCGACGTGACCCGGGACTATCGCAAGATCCGCGAGCGGGTTGGCGTCCTGCCGCAAGATTTCGAACCGTTCGACCGCCTGAAGCCCATCGAGGCGGTGGACTACTGGGCATCCCTCTTCGACCGCGATCTGCCGGACGACGCGATCGCGAAGCTCATCAAAACCGTGGGACTGACCGACCGCGCCCACACCCAGGCCATCAACCTATCCGGAGGCGAGAAGCGACGGCTCGGGATCGCGATGGCCCTGGTGGGAAATCCCGATCTCATTTTCCTCGATGAGCCGACGACGGGCCTGGACCCCAGCGCGCGGCGGGAGCTGTGGGGGGTCATCCGCTCCCTGAAGGCGTCGGGCAAGACCGTGCTCCTGACCACACACTACTTGGACGAAGCGGAGCAGCTCGCGGACGACGTTGCCATCATGAACCACGGAAAGATCGTCGCGCGCGGCTCGCCCGATGACCTCATCGACCGATACGGCCATGGGACGACGATCGTCCTCGCGGGCGCCGGGCAGGCGGGCTACGACGCGCTCCAGGCACGCGGGATCAAGGCGGAGCAGGAAAACGGGAACGTCCTCGTCCACGTGGACGACATCTCCCTGGTCCGGTGGACCCTGGCGAAGCTCGCCTCGATCGAAATGCCGCTCAAAGAGATCTACACGCGGCGGCCGTCGTTGGAGGATGTCTTCCTCGCCCTCGTAGGCGCGCGGATGAAAGAGGGGGAGCTCGCCACATGA
- a CDS encoding HypC/HybG/HupF family hydrogenase formation chaperone, which translates to MCLTVPAKVLEIRGKKAVVTSGGWTREVDASHVKTRVGEYLLVQGGVAMMTIDRKEAEDILEAWDEVEAASHA; encoded by the coding sequence ATGTGCCTCACCGTCCCGGCGAAGGTCCTCGAGATCCGAGGCAAGAAGGCCGTGGTCACGTCCGGCGGCTGGACCCGCGAGGTCGACGCGAGCCACGTGAAAACGCGCGTCGGCGAGTACCTCCTCGTCCAGGGCGGCGTGGCCATGATGACCATCGACCGCAAGGAAGCGGAAGACATCCTCGAAGCCTGGGACGAGGTCGAGGCCGCGAGCCATGCATGA